From one Chryseobacterium sp. 3008163 genomic stretch:
- a CDS encoding HD domain-containing protein, whose translation MEYEKLNKIILKRLKENLPEHLSYHSVMHVKDVIDSVEKIARSEKVNDEDLVLLKTAALFHDTGFLYGSKNHEEKSCEIAEEYLSEYGFSEPQTEKIKGMIMATKIPQTPHNHLEQILADADLDYLGRDDFFVIGDKLFEELSMFGIVNSERDWNLLQEKFLESHHYFTQTTINNRKQKKQENLNIIKTKLKNY comes from the coding sequence ATGGAATACGAAAAATTAAATAAAATAATATTAAAAAGACTCAAGGAAAACCTTCCTGAGCACCTTTCATACCACAGCGTAATGCATGTGAAAGACGTTATTGATTCTGTCGAAAAAATTGCTAGGTCAGAAAAAGTGAATGATGAAGATTTAGTTCTGCTGAAAACGGCAGCATTATTCCACGATACCGGATTTTTATACGGCTCAAAAAATCATGAAGAAAAATCATGTGAAATTGCCGAAGAATATCTTTCAGAGTACGGATTTTCTGAACCGCAGACTGAGAAAATAAAGGGAATGATCATGGCGACAAAAATTCCGCAGACTCCGCACAATCATTTAGAACAAATTTTAGCCGATGCTGATCTGGATTACCTTGGAAGAGACGATTTCTTTGTCATCGGAGATAAATTATTCGAAGAACTTTCGATGTTTGGCATCGTAAATTCTGAACGTGATTGGAATTTATTGCAAGAGAAATTCCTGGAAAGTCATCATTATTTTACCCAGACAACAATCAACAACAGAAAGCAGAAGAAACAGGAAAATCTTAATATCATCAAAACAAAACTAAAAAACTACTGA
- a CDS encoding adenylate/guanylate cyclase domain-containing protein: MINQSLCFDVKQVGASEIYLNGKKIETIGKIGDSKTRVFKVKNEVPQLFSLHNTEVNVLAIRFLPIVGGKKISIKYSPVTLDVELVSAKEFLEENIKMLKGFNFVAMLICGVFSALGFIHLLLFLFYRKAIYNLYFSTYNLSIGLLSYMVLSFYEMTDPESVECYGFFSFLAILVFGASLTGFVNTLFGRSKIRLKIMLILAALLLILYYFSTKAAFGFLTFYIFFVWFESLYLIIRAMIRREKSAFIVGGGILTFCLIIILTIIANILDSLNIAMPRIFSGDEFGIFVLVLILVSFPISISAYLGWQFASTNLSLVKQLDEVNRLSDVNLKQEQEKQQILQDQNDLLEKQVDERTFELQKEKQKTENLLLNILPHEVAEELKENGSSEAKYYDEVTVLFTDFVNFTQSSEKMGAEKMLVELNECFTAFDMIMEKHGLEKIKTIGDAYLAVCGLPLKNECHAYQTVLVALDIIDFIEERKKTNPNTLDIRIGINSGSLIAGIVGVKKFAYDIWGDTVNTAARMEQNSEKGKINISESTYQLVKDKINCEYRGKIHTKGKGEMDMYFAIETKKD; the protein is encoded by the coding sequence ATGATTAATCAATCACTGTGTTTTGATGTGAAACAGGTTGGTGCTTCTGAAATTTATCTTAATGGTAAAAAAATCGAAACTATTGGCAAAATAGGAGATAGCAAAACAAGAGTATTTAAAGTAAAAAACGAAGTACCTCAATTATTTTCTTTACATAATACAGAAGTCAACGTTTTGGCCATTCGCTTTTTGCCCATCGTTGGTGGTAAAAAAATAAGCATCAAATATAGTCCTGTAACGCTGGATGTAGAGCTGGTTTCTGCCAAGGAGTTTTTGGAAGAAAATATTAAAATGCTGAAGGGGTTCAATTTTGTGGCTATGCTCATCTGTGGTGTGTTTTCAGCTTTGGGATTCATCCATTTACTGTTATTTTTATTTTACAGAAAGGCAATCTACAATCTTTATTTCTCCACGTACAATCTATCCATCGGCTTACTCAGTTATATGGTTCTATCATTTTACGAGATGACAGATCCGGAAAGTGTAGAGTGCTATGGTTTCTTTTCCTTCCTTGCGATACTGGTTTTTGGTGCATCGCTTACAGGTTTTGTCAACACGTTATTTGGACGGAGTAAAATCAGGTTAAAAATTATGCTGATACTTGCTGCATTGTTACTGATTCTCTATTATTTTTCTACAAAAGCGGCTTTTGGGTTTCTTACTTTTTATATATTTTTCGTTTGGTTTGAGTCACTATATCTCATCATTCGAGCGATGATAAGAAGAGAAAAGTCAGCATTTATTGTTGGTGGAGGAATTCTTACTTTCTGTTTAATTATCATTCTTACCATCATTGCTAATATTTTAGATTCTTTAAATATTGCAATGCCCAGAATATTTTCGGGAGATGAATTTGGCATATTTGTCTTAGTTCTCATTCTCGTAAGTTTCCCTATTTCAATCTCTGCTTATTTAGGCTGGCAATTTGCATCAACCAATTTAAGTCTTGTAAAACAACTTGATGAAGTCAACCGACTTTCTGATGTTAATTTAAAACAAGAACAGGAAAAACAACAGATTCTTCAGGATCAAAATGATTTGCTTGAAAAACAAGTTGACGAAAGAACCTTCGAATTGCAGAAAGAAAAACAGAAAACAGAAAACTTACTCCTTAATATTCTTCCACACGAAGTTGCAGAAGAATTAAAGGAAAACGGAAGTTCTGAAGCCAAATATTACGATGAGGTCACCGTTTTATTTACAGATTTTGTTAATTTTACCCAAAGTTCTGAGAAGATGGGTGCTGAGAAAATGCTGGTAGAATTGAATGAATGTTTCACCGCTTTCGATATGATCATGGAAAAACATGGTTTAGAAAAGATAAAAACAATCGGTGATGCCTATTTGGCAGTCTGCGGTTTACCGCTTAAAAATGAATGCCATGCGTATCAAACAGTTTTGGTAGCTTTGGATATCATTGATTTTATTGAAGAAAGAAAAAAGACAAATCCTAATACTTTGGATATCAGAATCGGAATTAATTCAGGTTCTTTGATTGCCGGAATTGTTGGGGTGAAAAAATTCGCTTACGACATTTGGGGCGACACCGTAAATACTGCTGCAAGAATGGAGCAGAACAGCGAAAAAGGAAAAATAAATATATCTGAATCTACCTATCAGCTCGTAAAAGATAAAATAAATTGCGAATACAGAGGGAAAATTCATACCAAAGGAAAAGGCGAAATGGATATGTATTTTGCGATTGAAACTAAAAAAGATTAA